A DNA window from Helianthus annuus cultivar XRQ/B chromosome 15, HanXRQr2.0-SUNRISE, whole genome shotgun sequence contains the following coding sequences:
- the LOC110913907 gene encoding uncharacterized protein LOC110913907: MKKSQFQWTPEAESAFREMKDCLIKLPTLTAPNKGEPLVLYLSASDRAVGAVLLVDRQGTQTPVYYVSRTLTDPETRYAIMEKLVLALIHASRRLRRYFANHVIHVLTNYNIGNILARPEISGRLAKWAIELGGHNVVFRPRPSIKGQVLADFMTEVPDDKDRECKAMEKAEKKQTEEPWLLYTDGASNEDGAGAGLRLVSPDKHEFTYAIRLDFKSTNNEAEYEAFLAGLRLAIKMRVRHIKSHVDSILVGGQVNGQYEAKGDVMALYLSQAKTLLQTFYSYKVHHINRSENKPADVLRKLASTSFQHLAKDVRIEVLSNPSVPLREVSVIQTGTTSWMTPIIMYLQSGILPENKAEARKIQYKAEHYQMADGILYRKSYLGPLLRYVDAKDVSYLIREVNEGICGIHAGPRMVVAKVMNAGYYWPGMHLDAVKELRKCSGCQRHAPKTMRLKNKLVSVTTAWPFQQWGIDMVGPFPEAPGAVKFIIVAVDYFTKWVEAKALASTTSTVVKRFIWEQIICRFGLPLRIITDNGTNFAADDLERWFKELHIEHTFSSVAHPQGNGQVEKVNKSIVDGIKARLGEKRRGWVDELPSILWAHRTMPKTRNGETPFSLVYGARVCTFNPGDYVLRDNEASNAEKPGKLAHKSEGPYVIDAVLGKGAYKLRTINDKEVPRTWNAQQLKMCYM; this comes from the exons ATGAAGAAAAGCCAGTTTCagtggactccggaagcagagagcgcgttccgcgagatgaaagattgCCTCATCAAACTGCCAACActaaccgcaccaaacaaaggGGAACCTTTGGTACTCTACCTATCAGCTTCCGATAGGGCAGTCGGAGCAGTCTTACTTGTCGATCGTCAAGGTACCCAGACACCGGTCTACTATGTGTCACGAACCTTGACCGACCCAGAAACCCGGTATGCCATCATGGAAAAGCTAGTCCTTGCACTGATTCATGCTTCAAGACGGCTGCGCAGATACTTTGCCAATCACGTCATCCATGTGCTAACAAACTACAACATTGGCAACATCCTTGCAAGGCCAGAAATATCAGGAAGACTAGCCAAATGGGCGATAGAACTGGGAGGTCACAATGTGGTTTTCAGACCACGACCATCAATCAAAGGCCAAGTCTTGGCAGATTTTATGACAGAAGTTCCAGATGACAAAGATAGAGAATGTAAAGCAATGGAAAAAGCTGAGAAAAAGCAAACAGAAGAGCCATGGTTGTTATACACCGACGGCGCGTCTAACGAAGACGGAGCAGGCGCAGGGCTAAGGCTGGTAAGCCCCGACAAACATGAATTCACGTACGCCATACGCCTGGATTTTAAAAGTACAAACAACGAAGCTGAGTATGAAGCTTTCCTGGCTGGCTTACGGTTGGCGATCAAAATGAGGGTCCGACACATCAAATCGCATGTGGACTCCATACTAGTAGGAGGGCAAGTCAACGGCCAATACGAAGCCAAGGGAGATGTAATGGCACTCTATCTCAGCCAAGCAAAAACGTTGCTACAAACCTTCTATTCctacaaggtgcaccacataaacagaagcgagaacaagcCAGCAGACGTGCTGAGGAAACTCGCATCAACAAGTTTTCAACACCTAGCCAAGGATGTGCGCATAGAAGTTTTGAGCAACCCATCCGTTCCACTCAGAGAAGTAAGCGTCATCCAAACAGGGACAACTTCTTGGATGACCCCAATAATCATGTACCTTCAATCAGGAATTCTCCCGGAAAACAAAGCAGAGGCAAGAAAAATCCAATACAAGGCCGAACACTATCAGATGGCCGACGGAATCTTATACAGGAAGTCATACCTAGGCCCGTTGCTAAGATACGTAGACGCCAAAGACGTAAGCTACTTAATCCGGGAAGTTAATGAAGGAATTTGTGGTATACATGCCGGGCCTCGAATGGTGGTGGCAAAAGTGATGAACgccgggtactactggcccgggatgcattTAGACGCTGTAAAAGAGTTGAGGAAGTGCAGTGGATGCCAGAGACACGCGCCCAAGACCATGCGCCTCAAAAACAAACTAGTATcagtcacaaccgcatggccctttcaacaatggggcatagacatggtcGGTCCTTTCCCGGAAGCACCAGGGGCGGTTAAATTCATAATAGTCGCAGTCGactatttcaccaagtgggtagaGGCGAAAGCACTTGCATCAACCACATCAACAGTCGTCAAGCgattcatatgggaacaaatcatatgccgtTTTGGCCTACCTCTCAGAATCATCACCGATAACGGAACAAACTTCGCAGCAGACGacctcgaacgatggttcaaagaaTTACACATCGAGCACACCTTCTCTTCGGTTGcgcacccgcaagggaatggtcaagtAGAGAAAGTCAACAAAAGCATCGTTGATGGTATCAAGGCAAGGCTAGGCGAGAAAAGAAGAGGGTGGGTGGATGAACTACCCAGCATATTGTGGGCCCATAGGACAATGCCAAAGACAAGAAACGGTGAAACACCGTTCAGCTTAGTCTATGG AGCCCGAGTCTGCACtttcaacccgggagactacgtcctaagAGACAATGAAGCTTCCAACGCAGAAAAGCCCGGAAAACTGGCCCATAAATCGGAAGGCCCATATGTCATCGATGCAGTACTCGGCAAGGGAGCCTACAAACTACGCACCATCaacgacaaagaggttccacgaacctggaaCGCTCAGCAACTTAAAATGTGCTACATGTAA
- the LOC110913908 gene encoding uncharacterized protein LOC110913908 has protein sequence MVYVGAGELDETVDHLFSGCRVACGVWDAIGLWCKVPQFFVFSFSDVIHAIDDLPYTNKKKEILRGIIAIACWQIWKARNERVFNGLAINVVRIVSDVKSLAYLWFKSRHKEGSIDWRNWRTFDFPLM, from the exons ATGGTGTACGTGGGTGCCGG CGAATTAGACGAGACGGTGGATCATTTGTTCTCCGGTTGTAGGGTTGCTTGTGGTGTGTGGGACGCTATCGGATTATGGTGCAAGGTTCCTCAGTTCTTTGTTTTCTCGTTTTCTGATGTGATCCATGCTATTGACGATTTGCCTTACACAAACAAGAAGAAGGAGATTCTGCGTGGCATCATTGCTATTGCTTGTTGGCAAATTTGGAAGGCTAGGAACGAAAGGGTTTTCAACGGTTTAGCTATTAACGTGGTGCGTATTGTCTCGGATGTCAAGTCTTTGGCGTATCTTTGGTTTAAGAGTAGACATAAGGAGGGTTCGATAGATTGGAGAAATTGGCGTACGTTTGATTTTCCGTTGATGTAA
- the LOC110911958 gene encoding wall-associated receptor kinase-like 8 has protein sequence MKLPEAFILVILYSSTTTSIASYSKDGCEDMCGKVRIPFPFGIGTSCSVNRWYTVDCNSSTPYLSAFNHLQVLGVNLELQTITVNTPKYYDCQNLGSETRNIDLGKSPFLFSKSHNKFVFEGCGSARMMDHGTHVLTGCSNNCLNDTLSDRNSCFGDSCCQNTIPRYLKAYDINITRQSGDDRGCGSAFLVDETSYVEGDNNSYIPTSLLWTLSDADIYVYPMVDLGDKVRCYYQPSIVEVDLGDGTPLKSWKCSTWPGEGNPYLFHGINVTDDCAKCRRSGNDCHYDEIYDPDGVLIKWNATCVDYGWLNDKENKISLGVILGNAYSRSLIGA, from the exons ATGAAGCTACCTGAAGCTTTCATATTAGTTATCTTATattcatcaacaacaacatcaatAGCAAGCTACTCCAAGGATGGATGCGAAGATATGTGTGGGAAGGTGAGGATTCCATTCCCTTTTGGAATCGGGACGAGTTGTTCGGTCAACAGATGGTACACGGTTGATTGCAACTCCTCGACGCCATATCTATCTGCATTCAACCACCTCCAAGTTTTGGGTGTAAACTTGGAACTTCAAACAATCACTGTTAACACACCAAAATACTATGATTGCCAAAACCTAGGCAGTGAAACTAGGAACATTGATCTAGGTAAGAGCCCCTTTCTATTCTCCAAATCACATAATAAATTTGTTTTTGAGGGGTGTGGTAGTGCTCGCATGATGGATCATGGAACTCATGTGCTCACCGGTTGTTCTAACAATTGTTTAAATGACACTCTAAGCGACAGAAACAGCTGCTTTGGCGACAGTTGTTGCCAAAACACAATTCCTCGTTATCTCAAGGCGTACGATATTAACATAACAAGGCAGAGTGGAGATGATAGAGGTTGTGGGTCTGCTTTTTTGGTGGATGAAACTTCATATGTTGAAGGGGACAACAACTCGTATATTCCAACATCGCTTCTTTGGACCCTATCGGACGCTGACATATATGTTTATCCTATGGTTGATCTAGGCGATAAAGTAAGATGTTATTACCAGCCGAGTATAGTTGAGGTCGATCTAGGCGATGGTACTCCATTGAAATCTTGGAAATGCTCCACTTGGCCAGGAGAAGGAAACCCTTATCTATTTCATGGAATAAATG TTACAGATGATTGTGCAAAGTGCCGGAGGAGTGGAAACGACTGTCACTATGACGAAATATATGACCCAGATGGCGTATTAATCAAATGGAATGCCACATGTGTAGACTATGGTTGGCTTAATGATAAAGAAAACAAAATATCATTGGGAGTTATTCTAGGTAATGCCTATTCTCGATCTCTAATTGGTGCTTAA
- the LOC118487489 gene encoding wall-associated receptor kinase-like 9 translates to MSLIRSGISISMGILLLVITSYLLYKVIKKTKERRQRKRFFKRNGGLLLKQQEEADSSLVGKTILFTSRELEKATDNFNENRILGRGGQGTVYKGMLVDGRIVAIKKSKVVDESQLEQFINEVVILSQVNHRNVVKLLGCCLETDVPLLVSEFIPNGTLYDRLHIEIDELPISLNMRLQIATEVAGALAYLHYATSIPIYHRDIKTTNILLDDKFRAKVSDFGTSRFVAMDQTHLTTLVKGTFGYLDPEYFQSSQFTEKSDVYSFGVVLVELLTGERPISLTRVGENRSLATHFMLAMEDMRVMSIFDATVIKEGTRNELLEVANLAMRCLNLNGKNRPTMKEVATELETIRMSHIPNINQSTIGPTMHAEDLPVSLYGESSSIFLSFNSNISQ, encoded by the coding sequence ATGTCCTTAATTCGTTCAGGTATTAGCATAAGCATGGGTATACTTTTGCTTGTGATAACTAGTTACTTATTGTATAAAGTcatcaagaaaacaaaagaaaggaGACAAAGAAAGAGATTTTTTAAACGCAATGGCGGGTTACTCTTAAAACAACAAGAAGAAGCTGACTCATCTTTAGTTGGTAAAACCATACTTTTTACATCACGTGAGTTGGAGAAGGCCACTGACAACTTCAATGAAAACAGAATCCTTGGCCGAGGAGGCCAAGGTACAGTCTATAAAGGGATGTTGGTGGATGGAAGGATTGTAGCAATCAAGAAATCGAAAGTAGTTGATGAAAGCCAACTGGAACAATTTATCAATGAGGTGGTTATTCTTTCCCAAGTTAATCATAGAAATGTGGTAAAGTTATTGGGATGTTGCCTAGAGACAGATGTTCCTTTGCTTGTTTCGGAATTCATTCCAAATGGTACTTTGTATGATCGACTTCACATCGAGATCGACGAGTTACCAATTTCTTTGAACATGAGATTACAAATTGCTACAGAAGTTGCAGGAGCACTGGCGTACTTGCATTACGCAACATCCATTCCAATATACCATAGAGATATTAAAACCACTAATATACTTTTGGATGATAAATTTAGGGCCAAGGTTTCTGACTTTGGAACATCAAGGTTTGTAGCAATGGATCAAACTCATTTAACTACCTTAGTCAAAGGTACATTTGGCTATCTAGATCCGGAGTATTTCCAATCTAGTCAATTCACTGAAAAAAGTGATGTTTATAGTTTTGGAGTTGTTTTGGTTGAGTTGTTAACAGGAGAAAGACCAATTTCTCTAACTAGAGTTGGTGAAAATAGAAGCTTGGCTACACACTTCATGTTGGCTATGGAAGACATGCGTGTTATGTCTATTTTTGATGCAACAGTGATTAAAGAGGGTACGAGGAATGAACTTCTAGAAGTAGCTAACCTTGCAATGCGATGCTTGAATCTGAATGGGAAGAATAGGCCAACTATGAAAGAAGTGGCCACAGAATTAGAAACCATACGAATGTCACACATTCCCAATATTAATCAAAGTACTATTGGGCCTACGATGCATGCAGAGGACTTACCCGTGTCGCTATATGGTGAATCGTCATCAATATTCTTGAGTTTCAATAGTAACATTAGTCAATAA